From Melanotaenia boesemani isolate fMelBoe1 chromosome 12, fMelBoe1.pri, whole genome shotgun sequence, a single genomic window includes:
- the LOC121650451 gene encoding NAD(P)H dehydrogenase [quinone] 1-like has protein sequence MAAKKVLIVFAHQSSGSFSAAAKNAAVEVLTAQGCTVEVSDLYAMNFKATATAEDIKGDIKEAENFSYLKESRLAWEEGRLSDDITKEQTKLTEAELVIFQFPMYWFSVPGILKGWFDRVLTSGFAFSLEKLYSQGVFKNKKAMLSFTTGSLESMFSPTGVNGDMNVTLWPLQNGILHYCGFQVLAPQIFWAPSCASPEARQSMLEGWRARLQGLLEEKPLSFIPLDSFDEKGFQLKPDVREKHASKEFGLTVGIHLGKPLPPHSQMKAGC, from the exons ATGG CTGCCAAGAAAGTGTTGATTGTGTTTGCCCATCAGAGCTCTGGATCATTTAGTGCTGCAGCCAAAAATGCTGCTGTGGAGGTTTTGACAGCTCAGGGCTGCACAGTGGAAGTCTCTGACCTGTATGCCATGAATTTTAAAGCCACTGCTACTGCTGAGGACATCAAAG GTGACATCAAGGAAGCTGAGAACTTCAGTTACTTGAAGGAGAGCAGACTGGCATGGGAGGAAGGGAGGCTGTCAGATGACATCACTAAGGAGCAAACCAAGCTCACTGAAGCAGAGCTTGTTATCTTTCAG TTCCCCATGTACTGGTTCAGTGTTCCTGGAATCCTGAAGGGCTGGTTTGATCGGGTGCTCACAAGTGGATTTGCATTCTCTCTGGAGAAGCTGTACAGCCAGGGAGTCTTCAAG AACAAGAAGGCCATGCTGTCCTTTACCACTGGGTCTCTTGAATCCATGTTCAGCCCAACTGGCGTCAATGGGGACATGAATGTTACCTTGTGGCCACTGCAG AATGGCATCCTGCACTACTGTGGCTTCCAGGTTCTGGCTCCCCAGATCTTCTGGGCTCCCTCTTGTGCTTCTCCTGAAGCTCGCCAGAGCATGCTGGAGGGCTGGCGTGCGCGGCTGCAAGGCCTCCTGGAAGAGAAACCGCTGTCCTTCATTCCCTTGGACAGCTTTGACGAGAAGGGCTTCCAGCTGAAGCCTGACGTTCGTGAGAAACATGCCAGCAAGGAGTTTGGACTGACAGTGGGCATCCACCTGGGCAAGCCACTGCCACCCCACAGCCAGATGAAGGCTGGATGCTGA